From a single Rutidosis leptorrhynchoides isolate AG116_Rl617_1_P2 chromosome 5, CSIRO_AGI_Rlap_v1, whole genome shotgun sequence genomic region:
- the LOC139849074 gene encoding uncharacterized protein: MEGLHLAFHRAMEIGFIRGIKVGMDNSHLSHLIYADDVIILSYWSDLELNRILLILEVFYRVSGLKLNVTKSHVFGIGVADNDVVSLANIAGARVGTFPTTYLGIPIGSSMNRISNWDTLCDKLRSKLSTWKESLISSGGR; encoded by the coding sequence ATGGAAGGACTTCATCTCGCTTTCCACCGCGCTATGGAAATTGGTTTTATTCGCGGGATTAAAGTTGGTATGGATAATAGTCACTTATCTCATCTTATTTATGCAGATGATGTTATTATATTATCTTATTGGAGTGATCTCGAATTGAATCGAATTCTTTTAATTCTGGAAGTTTTTTATCGTGTGTCCGGATTAAAACTAAACGTTACTAAGTCTCATGTTTTTGGTATTGGTGTGGCGGATAATGATGTTGTTTCTCTTGCTAATATTGCGGGGGCTAGGGTAGGAACTTTTCCTACTACTTATCTTGGTATTCCGATTGGGTCCAGCATGAATAGAATTTCTAATTGGGATACATTATGTGACAAGTTACGTTCTAAGCTTTCGACGTGGAAGGAAAGTCTCATTTCGTCGGGAGGTAGATAG